One Tolypothrix bouteillei VB521301 DNA window includes the following coding sequences:
- a CDS encoding transaldolase produces MSKNLLEQLREFTVVVADTGDIQAIEKFKPQDATTNPSLITAAAQMPEYREIVDETLLQAQKDAGRGASQKDVAALAFDRLAVSFGLKILQIIPGRVSTEVDARLSYDTEATVAKARDLIAQYQAAGISRDRVLIKIAATWEGIRAAEILEKEGIHCNLTLLFGLHQAIACAEAGVTLISPFVGRILDWYKKETGRDSYPSTEDPGVLSVTKIYNYYKKFGYKTEVMGASFRNIGEIIELAGSDLLTISPALLGELKATIGDLPRKLEPSKAATSDIEKIPMDKATFDKMHAEDRMANDKLDEGIKGFTKALETLETLLAERLARLDGKSTLSHATQDIFHVYDLDGDGFITREEWMGTDAVFDALDVNKDGKITPEEMGAGLGAVIQMAEVAK; encoded by the coding sequence AAACTTACTGGAGCAGTTAAGAGAGTTTACGGTTGTCGTTGCTGACACAGGGGATATCCAAGCAATTGAAAAGTTTAAGCCACAAGACGCTACCACAAACCCTTCCCTAATTACTGCTGCAGCACAAATGCCAGAGTATCGGGAAATCGTAGACGAGACTCTACTCCAAGCCCAAAAAGATGCAGGACGGGGAGCAAGTCAAAAGGATGTAGCTGCTTTAGCATTTGACCGTTTGGCAGTGTCCTTTGGCTTGAAAATTTTACAAATTATTCCGGGTCGGGTGTCTACAGAAGTTGATGCACGCCTTTCCTACGATACAGAAGCGACTGTTGCCAAAGCAAGGGATTTAATTGCTCAGTATCAAGCAGCTGGAATTTCTCGCGATCGCGTCCTGATTAAAATTGCTGCTACCTGGGAAGGAATTCGCGCTGCGGAAATTCTAGAAAAAGAAGGTATACATTGTAACTTGACTTTGCTGTTTGGTCTTCATCAAGCGATCGCTTGTGCGGAAGCGGGTGTTACTTTGATTTCCCCGTTTGTGGGTCGCATTCTCGACTGGTACAAAAAAGAAACCGGACGCGATAGTTACCCTTCTACTGAAGACCCAGGAGTCTTATCTGTTACCAAAATTTACAACTACTACAAAAAATTTGGTTACAAAACAGAAGTCATGGGCGCTAGTTTCCGCAACATTGGGGAAATTATAGAACTTGCTGGCTCTGACTTGCTAACCATTTCTCCAGCGCTATTAGGTGAGTTAAAAGCGACGATAGGAGACTTACCTCGCAAACTTGAACCGAGCAAAGCAGCAACATCGGATATTGAAAAAATTCCGATGGACAAAGCGACCTTCGACAAGATGCATGCGGAAGATCGCATGGCAAACGACAAGCTAGATGAAGGGATCAAGGGTTTCACCAAAGCACTAGAAACTTTGGAAACACTCCTAGCAGAAAGACTGGCTCGTTTGGATGGAAAATCAACCCTCAGCCATGCAACCCAAGATATTTTCCACGTGTACGATCTAGATGGTGATGGCTTTATCACCCGTGAAGAATGGATGGGTACCGATGCTGTATTCGATGCCTTAGACGTAAATAAAGATGGCAAAATTACACCAGAAGAAATGGGTGCTGGTTTGGGAGCAGTCATTCAAATGGCAGAGGTAGCAAAATAA
- a CDS encoding acetate kinase, whose protein sequence is MKILVLNAGSSSQKSCLYDIAGDTFPQEPLKPLWEAKVDWTHHQGFAEIEVKTATGATLEEEIPSNSRSEVVARMLDTLYSGSTQVIDRPSDIKVVGHRVVHGGEDYRESVVITEDVKGAIARLATLAPAHNPVNLEGIEAIEQNLGGITQVAVFDTAFHAQIPDAAAIYPGPYEWVEQGIRRYGFHGISHQYCTQRAARILGRDLAGLRLITCHLGNGCSLAAVKDGRSIDTTMGFTPLDGLMMGSRSGAVDPGIIIHLLRQSDYSADKLDNVLNKASGLRGISGVSGDMRQIRQEISQGNSRAQLAFDVYVHRLRSYIGAMLASLGGLDALIFTAGVGENDAVLREVTCEAFGFLGLKIDKEKNKHKPVDTDISTPDSAVRVLVIHTEEDWEIARECWRLVK, encoded by the coding sequence ATGAAAATACTGGTACTGAACGCCGGATCTAGCAGCCAAAAGAGTTGTTTGTACGACATTGCTGGTGATACCTTTCCTCAAGAGCCTCTCAAACCACTCTGGGAAGCAAAAGTGGATTGGACTCACCATCAAGGATTTGCAGAAATTGAGGTTAAGACAGCAACGGGAGCAACACTAGAAGAAGAAATTCCCTCAAACTCCCGCTCTGAGGTTGTTGCTCGTATGCTCGATACGCTGTACAGCGGCTCTACTCAGGTGATCGATCGGCCTTCAGACATTAAGGTGGTGGGACATCGAGTGGTACATGGTGGAGAAGATTACCGTGAAAGTGTGGTGATTACTGAGGATGTAAAAGGCGCGATCGCTCGTCTGGCAACCCTAGCTCCAGCACACAATCCAGTCAATTTAGAAGGCATAGAAGCCATCGAGCAAAATTTGGGAGGCATTACCCAAGTCGCAGTTTTTGATACTGCATTTCACGCTCAAATACCTGATGCAGCTGCAATCTATCCCGGTCCCTATGAATGGGTAGAACAAGGGATTCGTCGTTATGGGTTTCATGGTATCAGTCATCAGTATTGCACTCAGCGTGCGGCTCGCATCCTGGGTCGGGATTTAGCGGGGTTGCGGTTGATTACCTGTCATTTAGGGAACGGTTGCTCGTTAGCAGCAGTAAAAGATGGTCGCAGTATAGACACGACAATGGGCTTCACGCCCTTAGATGGATTGATGATGGGTAGCCGTTCTGGAGCAGTCGATCCGGGGATCATCATTCATCTTTTACGGCAATCTGACTATTCTGCTGATAAGTTAGATAATGTTTTGAATAAAGCTTCTGGTTTGCGTGGGATTTCTGGTGTGTCTGGTGATATGCGACAGATTCGCCAAGAAATTTCTCAAGGGAACTCCCGCGCTCAACTTGCTTTTGATGTGTATGTCCATCGATTGCGATCGTACATTGGTGCAATGCTTGCTAGCTTGGGGGGTTTGGATGCATTGATATTTACTGCGGGTGTTGGGGAAAATGATGCTGTACTCAGGGAAGTCACTTGTGAAGCGTTTGGATTTTTGGGTTTAAAAATAGATAAAGAAAAGAACAAGCACAAGCCTGTGGATACTGATATTTCTACTCCAGATTCAGCAGTGAGAGTTTTGGTGATTCATACAGAGGAAGATTGGGAAATTGCTCGCGAATGTTGGCGGTTGGTAAAGTAG
- a CDS encoding undecaprenyl-diphosphate phosphatase → MLSLLLSTAACPSDIDLGFVELGWFKVIVLGIVQGITELLPISSTAHLRIIPALLGWKDPGSAFSAAMQLASIAAVISYFWYDLKKMTGATVRAISEQNYLDRYFRLAVGVLVGTIPICISGLLLKKTLNACNSPFRTLAVVGLASIVMSLLLAIAEKIGNRDRDFNQLSWKDGIWVGISQALALIPGVSRSGSTLTSGLFLGMERETAARFSFLLGLPAVVLAGALELHTLFKAGLNLNGWITLIIGLITASLSAFAAIYGLLRYLEKHSTWVFVWYRFVMGIFLLIGITAGFLSDRV, encoded by the coding sequence ATGCTTTCTTTATTATTATCAACTGCTGCTTGTCCGAGCGACATCGATTTAGGTTTCGTAGAGTTAGGTTGGTTTAAGGTAATTGTTTTGGGAATCGTACAAGGGATTACCGAATTATTACCAATAAGTAGCACAGCTCATTTACGGATTATCCCCGCTTTGTTGGGATGGAAAGACCCTGGAAGTGCTTTTAGTGCAGCCATGCAGTTAGCAAGTATTGCGGCTGTAATTAGTTATTTTTGGTACGACCTCAAGAAAATGACGGGTGCAACGGTAAGAGCGATTTCAGAACAAAACTATCTAGATCGATACTTTCGCCTTGCAGTTGGAGTATTAGTTGGCACAATCCCTATTTGTATCTCAGGTCTTTTGCTGAAAAAAACTCTTAATGCTTGTAACTCTCCTTTTCGCACTTTAGCTGTAGTTGGATTAGCATCAATTGTTATGTCATTGTTACTGGCAATCGCGGAAAAAATCGGCAATCGCGATCGTGATTTTAATCAGTTATCATGGAAAGATGGCATTTGGGTTGGAATTAGTCAAGCTTTAGCTTTAATTCCAGGAGTCTCCCGTTCTGGTTCTACCTTAACGAGTGGATTATTCTTAGGAATGGAGCGAGAAACTGCTGCTAGATTTTCATTTTTACTTGGGTTACCAGCCGTTGTATTAGCCGGAGCATTAGAATTACATACCCTCTTTAAAGCTGGACTCAATCTTAATGGTTGGATAACTTTAATAATTGGGCTAATTACAGCTAGTCTTTCTGCCTTTGCTGCAATTTATGGTCTACTTCGTTATTTAGAGAAGCACAGCACTTGGGTGTTTGTTTGGTATCGCTTCGTTATGGGAATATTTTTGCTTATTGGAATAACTGCTGGCTTTTTGAGCGATCGAGTATAA
- a CDS encoding Pls/PosA family non-ribosomal peptide synthetase produces MKITHRYPKTHYYSSTVNSINLQFDEVGIPPQRLHYFFERRCDAQPDAIALICDKEHLSYAELDTQANKLANYFLRQGLGSGNRIGILLERSINTYVTLLAILKCGAAFVPLDPSFPQDRIGFIAENASLDLLVTSTAFSSISTCTSCKVLVLDTVVAAIAIQPATRIAIPDTADELCYIIYTSGSTGRPKGVAVNHSNICNFLTVCTPIYGVCARDRVYQGMIIAFDFSIEEIWPTFIVGATLVAGPTNHQRLGSELTDFLIEQAITVMYCVPTLLATIDRDVPLLRTLIVGGEACPQYLVQRWSRESRRILNTYGPTETTVTALWTELLPNRAVTIGRPLPTYSVYILDEELHPVPVGEAGEICIGGIGVAQGYVNLPEQTSAKFICDPYEQNRPQAKLYRTGDLGRVTLDGEIEYLGRIDTQVKIRGYRIELTEIETVLLETPEVENAIVSLVSINATVQELVAYITLRVPVTDSQELKKCLHTALCQRLPNYMVPAFIEILDAIPTLPNGKADRSKLPAPTQRMQSHHRTESHALPSLSKEESAIAKIWQNLFPYTKISVDDDFFLDLGGHSLLAANLVSQLREQREFAHVSMLNVYQCPTIAKLAAQLKEQPASTKVPANSCFHRLSHRRYLKCVTLQALGLIVILFCFALQWLLPYLTYSWMQENGASNLESALVSVVALAAIIPLMLGFSIAMKWMLVGRVKPGKYLLWGNFYLRWWFVKNLLSITPLHFLSGTPLLNIYYRLLGAKIGTNVYLSSVNIDVPDLVSISADSTIGYDAGLLNATVEEGWLKIGSIKIGNSCFVGASSVVSANTVIEDNASLEDLSMLPPQHRIPAGEVFAGSPAAKVGVNSSKAMTRPPRLRRIYFGTLQAILLLTLPILELTPILPGVEYMYTISDERHWLLFSPLIALSFIILMALQIAALKWLIAGRVKPGSCRLDSHRYLKLWYVDKLMALSLDIIRPLYATLYLLPWYCLLGAKLGWQAEISTPSSLVPDLVNIGSESFIADGVVMGVPRVERGQMYLQSIQIGKRAFIGNSALLPAGSIIGDDTLIGCMSVPPADRTLVAQPNTSWFGSPAINLPQRQIVRNFSLESTYKPTFSKVLQRLGFETVRVLFSLTCIVALSSVLIDTMIDLNDDWNEWILILMLPFLYLGFGLAATGITIIAKWSIVGRYRPTERPLWSNFVFRSELVTCIHETLAVPLLVNMLQGTPFINWYFRLMGSKIGKRVYMDSTDITEFDTIWVGNDVALNSDCGLQTHLFEDRVMKISTVTIGDRCSVGSSAIVLYDTVMEPDSNLGNLSMLMKGESLPAFSSWVGSPAQAYE; encoded by the coding sequence ATGAAAATTACACATAGATATCCAAAGACACATTACTACTCCAGCACAGTAAATTCAATCAATCTTCAATTTGATGAGGTAGGTATACCACCACAACGTTTGCACTACTTTTTTGAAAGACGATGTGATGCACAACCTGATGCGATCGCTCTAATCTGCGATAAAGAGCATTTGAGCTATGCCGAACTGGACACACAGGCGAATAAATTGGCTAACTACTTTTTGCGCCAAGGTCTCGGTTCTGGTAACAGAATAGGTATCTTATTGGAACGTTCAATTAACACCTATGTAACACTGCTAGCGATACTTAAGTGCGGTGCTGCCTTTGTACCTCTCGATCCATCCTTTCCCCAAGACCGAATAGGCTTCATTGCTGAGAACGCATCCCTAGATTTGTTAGTAACCAGCACTGCTTTCAGCAGTATCAGCACGTGTACGAGCTGTAAGGTGTTAGTTCTTGACACTGTAGTTGCTGCGATTGCAATTCAGCCAGCAACGCGTATTGCAATTCCAGACACAGCCGACGAACTTTGTTACATTATCTATACTTCAGGCTCTACTGGTCGCCCCAAAGGTGTTGCAGTCAATCATTCCAATATCTGTAATTTTCTCACGGTCTGCACGCCGATCTATGGTGTTTGCGCTCGGGATCGCGTCTACCAAGGTATGATAATCGCCTTTGATTTCTCTATTGAGGAAATTTGGCCTACCTTTATCGTTGGTGCAACGCTAGTGGCAGGTCCAACCAACCATCAACGCCTTGGCTCTGAGCTTACCGATTTTCTGATTGAGCAGGCGATAACGGTGATGTACTGTGTCCCTACACTATTGGCTACTATCGATCGCGATGTACCTTTATTGCGGACTTTAATAGTAGGTGGTGAAGCCTGCCCTCAATATCTGGTACAGCGGTGGAGCCGAGAGAGTCGGCGCATACTTAACACTTACGGTCCGACTGAGACAACAGTCACTGCACTCTGGACGGAATTACTTCCCAATCGAGCCGTGACAATTGGCAGACCCCTACCCACATATAGCGTCTATATTCTGGACGAGGAATTGCATCCAGTCCCTGTAGGGGAAGCGGGGGAAATCTGCATTGGCGGTATTGGGGTTGCCCAAGGTTACGTTAACTTGCCAGAACAAACCTCTGCCAAGTTTATCTGCGATCCATATGAGCAAAACCGTCCCCAAGCGAAATTATATCGGACGGGCGATCTCGGACGAGTCACACTGGACGGTGAGATTGAATATTTAGGACGTATTGATACTCAAGTTAAGATTAGAGGCTACCGCATTGAATTGACAGAAATTGAGACAGTGTTGCTGGAAACTCCAGAAGTTGAAAATGCCATTGTTTCTTTGGTGTCTATTAACGCGACTGTTCAGGAATTGGTCGCCTACATTACACTACGCGTTCCTGTTACCGATTCTCAAGAATTAAAAAAATGTTTGCATACAGCGTTGTGCCAGCGCTTACCTAATTATATGGTGCCAGCGTTCATCGAAATTTTAGACGCAATACCAACGCTACCCAACGGGAAGGCAGATCGCTCGAAGTTGCCTGCTCCAACCCAGAGAATGCAAAGCCATCATCGTACCGAGTCTCATGCACTGCCCTCCTTATCAAAAGAGGAATCGGCGATCGCCAAAATTTGGCAAAACCTCTTTCCCTACACCAAAATTTCTGTAGACGATGACTTCTTCCTCGATCTGGGAGGGCATTCACTTTTGGCTGCCAATCTAGTGTCTCAATTGCGAGAACAACGTGAATTTGCTCACGTCTCCATGCTCAATGTCTACCAATGCCCTACCATTGCTAAATTAGCTGCCCAGTTAAAGGAACAACCCGCATCCACAAAAGTTCCAGCGAATTCCTGCTTCCATCGCCTGAGCCACAGACGCTACCTAAAGTGCGTAACTCTTCAAGCGTTGGGACTGATAGTGATTCTATTTTGCTTTGCCTTACAGTGGTTGTTACCTTACTTAACCTACAGTTGGATGCAGGAGAATGGTGCCAGCAATCTTGAGTCCGCTTTAGTGTCCGTCGTCGCTTTAGCAGCAATAATTCCTTTAATGCTTGGGTTTTCTATTGCTATGAAATGGATGCTTGTAGGTCGAGTCAAGCCAGGAAAGTATCTGCTCTGGGGCAATTTTTATTTACGCTGGTGGTTTGTCAAAAACTTACTATCGATTACACCATTGCATTTTTTGAGTGGTACCCCCTTACTCAATATCTACTACCGACTGCTGGGTGCTAAAATAGGCACCAATGTTTACCTGAGTTCGGTCAATATTGATGTTCCTGACTTGGTGAGCATCAGTGCAGATAGTACTATTGGCTACGATGCAGGATTGTTAAATGCTACGGTGGAAGAGGGTTGGCTGAAAATCGGTTCTATTAAAATTGGCAATAGTTGCTTTGTTGGTGCCAGTTCTGTAGTCAGCGCAAACACTGTTATCGAAGACAATGCCAGTCTGGAAGATTTATCAATGTTGCCTCCACAGCACCGGATTCCAGCCGGGGAGGTTTTTGCCGGTTCTCCAGCTGCTAAAGTTGGAGTCAATTCAAGCAAAGCGATGACCCGTCCCCCTCGGCTGCGACGAATTTATTTTGGTACTCTCCAAGCAATTCTGTTGCTGACCCTGCCTATTTTGGAACTCACACCGATTCTTCCTGGAGTCGAATATATGTACACCATTAGTGATGAGCGACATTGGCTGCTGTTTTCTCCCTTGATTGCCTTATCGTTTATCATTTTGATGGCACTGCAAATTGCTGCACTTAAGTGGTTAATTGCCGGACGTGTCAAACCCGGTTCCTGTCGCCTAGACAGTCATCGTTACCTAAAACTGTGGTATGTAGATAAGCTGATGGCATTAAGCCTCGATATTATTCGCCCGCTTTACGCGACGTTGTACCTGCTGCCTTGGTATTGCTTGTTGGGAGCAAAGTTAGGATGGCAGGCAGAAATCTCTACACCATCGTCTTTGGTTCCCGATTTAGTCAATATTGGCAGCGAAAGCTTTATCGCAGATGGTGTGGTTATGGGTGTACCAAGAGTTGAGCGGGGACAGATGTATTTGCAATCAATACAGATTGGCAAACGTGCCTTCATTGGTAACAGCGCTCTACTTCCCGCAGGTTCGATTATTGGTGATGACACCCTCATTGGCTGTATGTCTGTTCCTCCCGCAGATCGAACCTTAGTTGCTCAACCCAATACCTCCTGGTTCGGTTCTCCAGCCATTAACCTACCACAACGGCAGATTGTCCGGAATTTTTCACTAGAATCAACCTACAAACCGACGTTCAGTAAAGTACTGCAACGCTTGGGTTTTGAGACAGTGCGAGTGTTGTTCTCTCTTACCTGTATTGTCGCCCTTAGCTCAGTTTTAATTGATACAATGATCGATTTGAACGATGATTGGAATGAATGGATATTGATACTCATGTTGCCATTCCTATATCTTGGTTTTGGACTAGCAGCCACAGGAATTACAATCATCGCTAAATGGTCGATCGTCGGTAGGTATCGACCAACAGAACGCCCCTTGTGGTCTAACTTCGTGTTTCGCTCGGAACTGGTTACCTGTATCCATGAAACTTTAGCGGTTCCTTTACTGGTAAATATGTTGCAAGGCACTCCCTTCATTAACTGGTATTTTCGCTTAATGGGAAGCAAAATTGGTAAACGGGTTTACATGGATTCTACAGATATTACTGAATTTGATACGATTTGGGTTGGCAATGATGTAGCACTGAATAGTGATTGTGGCTTACAAACCCATCTGTTTGAAGATCGCGTGATGAAGATATCGACTGTGACAATTGGCGATCGCTGTTCGGTAGGTAGTAGTGCAATTGTTCTCTACGATACTGTGATGGAACCAGATTCCAACTTGGGCAATTTATCCATGCTGATGAAAGGTGAATCTTTGCCTGCTTTCTCCTCTTGGGTTGGTTCTCCTGCTCAAGCTTATGAGTAA
- a CDS encoding HNH endonuclease, which translates to MNPKYTLVSKRAGHRCEYCHAPELVFNLPFEVEHIIPLSKQGTDSEENLALACRSCNLHKSNRTSGVDPDSNTEVRLFHPRQDQWDDHFQVDATSGMIVGITAIGRTSVNSLEMNSQPQVTARQLWIRLGLFP; encoded by the coding sequence ATGAACCCAAAGTATACATTAGTTTCTAAACGAGCTGGTCATCGCTGCGAATATTGCCATGCCCCAGAACTTGTCTTCAACTTGCCTTTTGAAGTCGAGCATATCATACCACTGAGTAAGCAAGGTACTGATTCTGAGGAAAATTTAGCGCTTGCTTGTCGTTCCTGCAATCTCCATAAAAGTAATCGTACAAGCGGAGTTGACCCTGACTCAAATACCGAAGTTCGTCTCTTTCATCCCAGGCAAGACCAATGGGATGACCATTTTCAAGTGGATGCAACATCTGGAATGATTGTGGGAATAACTGCAATTGGGAGAACTAGTGTTAATAGTTTAGAGATGAACAGCCAACCACAGGTTACCGCACGACAACTGTGGATTCGTTTAGGTTTGTTTCCATAA
- a CDS encoding aminotransferase class IV → MKIYWYNGQLIESPTIELAIDEPGLLYGATVFTTLRVYDRSLESRLTHWRAHCDRLKSSLESFGWQLPSEERLRQGALSLAAHFPVLRITVFPDGREWIIGRDLPEGLIEKQSHGILAVLAKPEFSRCLPDRKNGNYLGAWLAKSIAQQSNAQEAILVDVQGNWLETSTGNLWGWLDGSWWTPPATGEILPGIMRGELVKWLRQEGLVVREEPWTPNLVRKFEALAYSNSVVETVPVHTVSSPLGKLEYNPHHPCFQQLRMFFISTIGVKFGIT, encoded by the coding sequence ATGAAAATTTACTGGTATAACGGTCAGTTAATCGAGTCTCCAACTATAGAGTTAGCAATTGACGAGCCGGGGTTACTCTATGGAGCAACGGTTTTTACAACATTACGAGTTTACGATCGCTCTCTTGAGAGCAGGTTAACTCACTGGCGGGCGCATTGCGATCGCTTAAAGTCGAGTCTGGAATCTTTTGGTTGGCAACTGCCAAGTGAAGAAAGGTTGCGTCAAGGTGCTTTATCGCTCGCCGCTCACTTTCCCGTTTTGAGAATTACGGTCTTTCCCGATGGGAGAGAATGGATAATTGGTAGAGATCTCCCAGAAGGATTGATAGAAAAGCAAAGTCATGGTATACTGGCAGTTCTTGCAAAACCAGAATTTTCTCGCTGTCTTCCGGATCGCAAAAACGGGAATTATTTAGGTGCATGGTTGGCAAAATCTATCGCTCAACAGTCAAATGCACAAGAAGCGATATTAGTGGATGTCCAAGGCAATTGGTTGGAAACAAGTACGGGAAATCTCTGGGGTTGGTTGGATGGAAGTTGGTGGACGCCACCTGCAACAGGGGAGATTTTACCGGGAATTATGAGAGGAGAACTGGTCAAATGGCTTCGCCAAGAGGGGCTGGTGGTGAGAGAGGAACCTTGGACGCCGAACCTAGTCAGGAAGTTTGAAGCGCTTGCCTACAGCAACAGTGTAGTGGAAACCGTCCCGGTACATACCGTTAGCTCGCCTTTAGGAAAGCTAGAATATAATCCGCACCATCCATGTTTTCAACAACTGCGGATGTTTTTTATTAGCACTATAGGAGTAAAATTTGGTATAACTTAA